A genome region from Bacteroides stercoris ATCC 43183 includes the following:
- a CDS encoding BACON domain-containing protein, with protein sequence MKYVYKIMTGLALFAGLASSCKDDDASIPGGIAVDKEEITVGPEGGTERITVNSYKNWVAGASRPWIAVSPANGSGTAECRLAIDSTLENTARTSQIRFALEGQESKLITVTQFGFGKQIIAKEPDVDIESSAAYNKRLFEAVISSNVNFLIDKEHIDYSFAEEETMTNEDKAEFGADRTGWITPPKDTDLKLNLDRKARPRTVKAKFRWEMNTTPYTRIAKIRFVPQNPDEDQLVDDNGNPIEAFILTVTQKAAPKIEDNRSGDSLAIITINEKIQSMMSFDTSENMQNWDNVTLWEAIDKDVPEGAVGRVRSVKFSLFDLQEGETLPKEIRYLKYLESLDIQSNSNNQIRIVALGEEICELKYLKSLSVSAYGMNELPENFIKLGGKADKSYRGLEKLDLSGNNFPSLAAITEVVNEENFPNLHALSLVGNRRSDSYSDLSQGRTHNGRELGLYIDISAGAEKEAFLQLLTWDKLRSLRFSYNFIEGTLPTDEEVDTALERANKPKRYQDDDFSDNKEEYKDKLVGDTCIWLKTSDNEVTFTETGGTTLQVKGQDVPRVLPKARSFSINLNFLTGPVPKWILFHPYFVEWDPMTLLFNQQENGKNSAGFKVGFNNVDAVKFNFEYYYGKEKPEGTKVNGVAYPLYYYRYVAGVN encoded by the coding sequence ATGAAATATGTATATAAAATAATGACGGGGCTGGCTCTCTTCGCAGGGCTGGCAAGCTCGTGCAAAGACGACGACGCAAGCATCCCCGGCGGCATTGCAGTGGATAAGGAAGAGATAACCGTAGGGCCCGAAGGCGGAACCGAAAGGATTACGGTCAACTCTTACAAGAACTGGGTGGCCGGAGCATCCAGACCGTGGATCGCCGTATCGCCCGCAAACGGTTCGGGTACGGCGGAATGCCGGCTTGCCATCGACTCTACCTTAGAGAACACGGCACGCACCTCGCAAATACGCTTTGCACTGGAAGGCCAGGAATCCAAACTGATAACCGTTACCCAGTTCGGTTTCGGGAAACAAATCATCGCTAAAGAACCGGATGTGGACATCGAAAGTTCGGCAGCTTATAACAAACGCCTTTTCGAGGCTGTCATATCCAGTAACGTCAACTTCCTGATTGATAAAGAGCATATCGACTACTCCTTTGCCGAAGAAGAGACAATGACCAATGAGGATAAAGCAGAATTCGGAGCCGACCGGACAGGCTGGATTACCCCTCCCAAAGATACGGACCTGAAACTGAACCTCGACCGGAAAGCCCGTCCGCGTACGGTCAAGGCAAAATTCCGCTGGGAAATGAATACGACTCCCTACACCCGGATAGCGAAAATACGCTTTGTTCCGCAAAATCCGGATGAGGACCAGTTGGTGGACGACAACGGCAATCCTATCGAAGCTTTCATTTTGACTGTGACCCAAAAGGCAGCTCCCAAGATTGAGGACAACCGTTCGGGAGACTCGCTGGCAATCATCACCATCAACGAGAAGATTCAAAGCATGATGTCCTTCGATACAAGTGAGAATATGCAGAACTGGGATAACGTAACCCTATGGGAGGCAATCGACAAGGATGTACCCGAAGGTGCGGTAGGACGCGTGCGTTCCGTCAAATTCTCCCTGTTCGACCTGCAGGAAGGTGAAACACTGCCCAAAGAAATACGTTATCTCAAATACCTGGAATCGCTCGACATCCAAAGCAACTCCAACAATCAGATACGTATCGTAGCGTTGGGCGAGGAAATCTGCGAACTGAAATACCTGAAATCGCTGAGTGTATCCGCCTATGGCATGAACGAACTGCCCGAAAACTTCATCAAGCTGGGCGGCAAGGCAGACAAGAGTTATCGCGGACTGGAAAAACTGGACTTGTCGGGCAACAACTTCCCGTCGCTGGCTGCCATTACCGAAGTGGTAAATGAAGAAAACTTCCCGAATCTGCACGCGCTCAGCCTTGTCGGAAACCGCCGGAGCGACTCCTACTCCGACCTGAGTCAGGGACGTACCCACAATGGAAGGGAACTCGGTCTGTACATCGACATCAGTGCCGGAGCGGAAAAGGAAGCATTCCTGCAACTGCTCACTTGGGACAAGCTGAGAAGCCTGCGGTTCTCGTACAACTTCATTGAAGGGACATTACCTACGGATGAAGAGGTAGATACCGCACTCGAACGGGCAAACAAACCCAAACGTTATCAGGACGACGACTTCTCCGACAACAAGGAAGAGTACAAAGACAAACTGGTAGGCGATACCTGCATCTGGCTGAAAACGAGTGACAACGAAGTCACATTCACCGAAACTGGCGGAACCACCCTGCAAGTGAAAGGACAGGATGTGCCGCGCGTACTGCCGAAGGCACGCTCCTTCTCCATCAACCTGAACTTCCTGACCGGTCCGGTGCCCAAATGGATTCTGTTCCACCCGTATTTTGTAGAATGGGACCCCATGACACTGCTCTTCAACCAGCAGGAAAACGGCAAGAACTCCGCAGGATTCAAAGTGGGATTCAATAACGTCGATGCGGTGAAGTTCAACTTTGAGTATTACTACGGCAAAGAGAAGCCGGAAGGTACCAAAGTAAACGGAGTAGCTTATCCGCTATACTATTACAGGTATGTGGCGGGAGTCAACTAA
- a CDS encoding S8 family peptidase → MKKRFLYIALITLTLGACTEQDIVEQPSIPTDGGTEVRLPTDVNSGELLIKFKPEMTDILDRTMTRAAGNGGVMTRSGIPSTDEVLEILGGYHFERIFPVDSKNEERTRIAGLHLWYQVKFDEGTDLQEAARRLSQLGEISKVQGNSRIKRAYNPKSRRSYVSQAALQQRAATRSGVAAGRFSDPGLAYQWHYTNSGNNAFDKTNSTGETLAGSIAGCDVGCYEAWQKCTGDPSVIVAVLDDGVMYTHPDLAGNIWVNDKEELYAGTDADGNGYKDDRYGYNFVHNTAAISWTDVSDIGHGTHVSGTIAAMNNGYGVCGIAGGDGTKDSGVKIMICQVFAGENSVSLNGEAQAIKYAADNGAVILQCSWGYNSSEANEVEGYSPGPATEKEWADTYPLEKEILDYFINNAGSPNGVIDGGIAIFASGNEYAGSASYPGAYSKCVTVSAVAADFTPASYTNFGPEVDISAPGGDTEYYNAIGEEDNEFWENNEVSGSILSTMIRNGSPAYGYMDGTSMACPHVSGVAALGLSYAVQQRRHFKASEFVALLKESVKPVDNWYSGGKKKTYYRNHNSPAAAPSVMELSKYIGKMGTGVVDAGKLLNNIEGSGSDMKVPNVYVAEGGTSTVNLAYYFVNGETLTYTCTSDDAAVATVTVGNSLMEVTGVKTGATHITVKVSNGSEQTITVTVRKNANDNGWM, encoded by the coding sequence ATGAAGAAAAGATTCTTATACATCGCACTCATTACCCTGACGCTAGGTGCCTGTACGGAACAGGATATCGTCGAACAGCCGTCCATCCCCACCGACGGGGGGACGGAAGTCCGGCTTCCCACCGATGTCAACTCGGGTGAACTGCTGATTAAGTTCAAACCCGAAATGACCGACATCCTCGACCGTACAATGACCCGCGCAGCGGGAAACGGCGGAGTGATGACCCGTTCGGGCATCCCCTCTACCGATGAGGTACTCGAAATTCTGGGCGGATACCATTTTGAACGTATCTTCCCGGTAGACAGCAAAAACGAAGAACGCACCCGCATAGCCGGCCTTCACCTGTGGTATCAGGTGAAGTTCGACGAAGGTACAGACTTGCAGGAAGCTGCCAGACGGCTTTCCCAATTAGGAGAAATCTCAAAGGTACAGGGCAACAGCCGCATCAAGCGCGCCTACAACCCCAAAAGCCGCCGGAGCTATGTGAGCCAGGCAGCCCTGCAACAGCGGGCAGCCACCCGAAGCGGAGTAGCGGCCGGAAGATTCTCCGACCCCGGACTTGCCTACCAGTGGCACTACACCAACTCCGGCAACAATGCTTTCGACAAGACAAACAGTACGGGAGAAACCCTTGCTGGCTCAATAGCCGGATGCGATGTCGGCTGCTACGAAGCATGGCAGAAATGCACGGGCGACCCGTCCGTTATCGTTGCCGTATTGGACGACGGAGTGATGTATACGCATCCCGACCTGGCAGGCAATATATGGGTAAACGACAAAGAGGAACTCTATGCCGGCACGGATGCCGACGGCAACGGATACAAGGACGACAGATACGGATATAACTTCGTACACAATACCGCAGCCATTTCGTGGACGGATGTAAGCGACATCGGTCACGGCACGCACGTATCCGGTACGATTGCCGCCATGAACAACGGATACGGAGTCTGCGGCATTGCCGGAGGAGACGGCACGAAGGATTCGGGCGTGAAGATTATGATTTGCCAGGTATTCGCCGGAGAAAACAGCGTGAGCCTGAACGGAGAAGCCCAAGCCATCAAGTATGCCGCCGACAACGGCGCCGTCATCCTGCAATGCAGTTGGGGATACAACTCCTCGGAAGCGAACGAAGTGGAAGGATACTCTCCCGGACCGGCTACCGAAAAGGAATGGGCGGATACTTATCCGCTGGAAAAGGAAATCCTGGATTATTTCATCAACAACGCCGGTTCTCCGAACGGAGTCATCGACGGCGGTATCGCCATCTTTGCATCGGGCAATGAATATGCGGGAAGCGCCTCCTATCCGGGAGCTTACTCCAAATGCGTAACTGTAAGCGCGGTTGCCGCCGACTTCACCCCGGCATCCTACACCAACTTCGGTCCGGAAGTGGACATATCTGCACCGGGCGGTGACACTGAATATTATAACGCTATAGGGGAAGAGGACAATGAGTTTTGGGAAAACAATGAGGTTTCCGGCTCCATCCTTTCTACCATGATTCGGAACGGAAGCCCTGCCTATGGTTATATGGACGGCACTTCAATGGCATGCCCTCATGTATCGGGTGTGGCTGCATTAGGTCTGTCGTATGCCGTGCAACAGCGCCGCCATTTCAAGGCAAGCGAATTTGTGGCACTATTGAAAGAGTCCGTAAAACCGGTTGATAACTGGTATAGCGGCGGAAAGAAGAAAACATACTACCGCAACCATAACTCACCGGCTGCCGCTCCCTCCGTCATGGAGCTGTCCAAATACATCGGCAAAATGGGCACGGGCGTAGTGGATGCAGGAAAGTTGCTGAACAACATCGAAGGAAGCGGTTCGGATATGAAAGTGCCGAATGTGTACGTTGCCGAAGGAGGCACATCGACCGTGAACCTTGCCTATTACTTTGTAAACGGTGAAACGCTGACCTATACCTGTACATCGGACGATGCCGCCGTGGCAACGGTAACCGTCGGCAACAGCCTGATGGAAGTAACCGGCGTAAAAACCGGCGCCACACACATCACAGTGAAAGTGAGCAACGGAAGCGAACAGACAATCACCGTTACCGTGCGCAAGAATGCCAACGACAACGGCTGGATGTAA
- a CDS encoding DUF4458 domain-containing protein, which yields MNSKRIIKGKLFLAALVTMLCGMVAGGCSDDKDELAGKQYGHVQFRLYKSASYTQEETTRAGTASTRATAMDRLSDAQKVEIEMQHNGMSITQTLVLNAYNESNAEYGMRSDKLELLTGTYKIVGYKLLDKLDEVITGISPGADETFEVVSRGLTTKDLVADSQARGMVTFKLIKSGLTTRAADGESIDYLFSDIKVIDITVTNTFTRVPVTIKNLKVTYKEEYEEHPNTDYTDDNKHKDKYKDIGTAKCDSAVWLPAGTYQVTSYTIYKKSGSVTSTLDSRSQLAGEMFSVEDNRQTDDALVPIQLSPTAAYIKDYIALKAIWEALDGRNWHYTGETSPAGATWNFNKEVDMWGDQPGVSLDSKGRVISLSLEGFGAKGRVPDAIGQLTELKVLSLGSHNEKLGGRLFGAGGITPDMSDAQKQKMRMHYKELFLDYDPRENMSELLQDGINRDPEMAKIKKSNRISMKDIQIGQTTNNITFISKAVMRLKNLQQLYIANSPIKAEDICTDWENENSEYAKSFKEESSSWAWRTLTDLTDVEVYNCPNLTKLPEFLFELPEIQLLNIANNKGIDGLNGARDGSGEQLTADWKKLADATVGAKLQILYLGNNNLTKFPEHASLNKMRKLGLLDCINNNLTGKLEAFGKEVEFTTLTLDNNQITEIPENFCGFTEQVESLSFAHNLIEYIPNIFNAESVYTMGSVDFSYNRIGQNDGKNINCSLDDFKGINASTISLSNNLISKFPTELFAKGSPISTIDLSNNLMTEIPKYSLRSETGNYKNTYLLTVIDLRFNKLTKLSDDFRATTLPYLKNLDLSYNCFSKFPTEPLNSSQLQAIGIRFQRDADGNRILREWPTGITSCPSLIQLQIGSNDIRKVNETLTSQLYIVDIKDNPNISIDVTSVCSQIRAGMYKLIYDKTQDIRGCDALDIKR from the coding sequence ATGAACTCAAAGAGAATTATAAAAGGAAAACTGTTTCTTGCAGCACTTGTCACCATGCTATGCGGCATGGTGGCAGGCGGATGCTCTGACGACAAGGACGAACTGGCGGGCAAACAATACGGTCACGTACAGTTCAGGCTCTACAAGTCGGCATCCTATACGCAGGAAGAGACAACCCGGGCCGGCACGGCATCTACGCGTGCCACCGCAATGGACCGGTTGAGCGACGCCCAGAAAGTGGAAATCGAAATGCAGCACAACGGTATGAGCATCACCCAGACCCTCGTGCTGAACGCCTACAACGAGAGCAACGCCGAATACGGCATGAGAAGCGACAAACTGGAGCTTCTGACCGGAACGTATAAAATCGTAGGTTACAAGCTGCTCGACAAGCTGGACGAGGTGATTACCGGCATATCTCCCGGTGCGGACGAGACGTTTGAAGTCGTTTCGCGCGGACTGACCACCAAAGACCTTGTTGCCGACTCGCAAGCGCGGGGCATGGTGACTTTCAAGCTGATAAAGTCCGGACTCACCACACGCGCCGCCGACGGTGAGAGCATCGACTACCTGTTCAGCGACATAAAGGTTATCGACATAACGGTGACCAACACGTTTACACGCGTGCCCGTCACTATCAAGAACCTGAAAGTGACTTATAAGGAAGAGTATGAAGAACATCCGAATACGGACTATACCGACGACAACAAGCACAAAGACAAATATAAGGATATCGGTACCGCCAAATGCGACTCGGCAGTATGGCTGCCCGCCGGCACGTATCAGGTAACCTCTTACACCATTTATAAGAAAAGCGGTTCGGTAACCTCTACGCTCGACTCCAGAAGCCAGCTTGCGGGAGAGATGTTCAGCGTAGAAGATAACAGACAGACGGACGATGCCCTTGTGCCCATCCAACTGTCGCCGACAGCCGCTTACATCAAGGACTACATCGCACTGAAAGCCATTTGGGAAGCGCTCGACGGAAGAAACTGGCACTATACCGGAGAGACAAGCCCTGCCGGAGCAACCTGGAACTTCAATAAGGAGGTAGACATGTGGGGCGACCAGCCCGGCGTGTCGCTGGACAGCAAAGGACGCGTTATCAGCCTGTCTCTCGAAGGCTTCGGCGCCAAAGGCAGAGTGCCCGACGCCATCGGCCAACTGACCGAATTGAAAGTGCTTTCCCTCGGGTCGCACAACGAAAAGCTGGGCGGCAGACTGTTCGGCGCAGGCGGAATAACGCCCGATATGAGCGATGCACAGAAACAGAAGATGCGCATGCACTACAAGGAACTGTTCCTCGACTACGACCCCAGGGAGAATATGTCGGAACTCCTGCAGGACGGCATTAACCGCGACCCCGAAATGGCAAAGATAAAGAAAAGCAACCGTATCAGCATGAAAGATATACAGATAGGCCAGACAACCAACAACATTACTTTCATATCCAAAGCGGTAATGCGGTTGAAGAACCTGCAACAACTTTATATTGCCAATTCTCCCATTAAGGCTGAGGACATCTGCACAGATTGGGAAAACGAAAATTCCGAATATGCCAAGTCATTTAAAGAGGAAAGCAGCTCCTGGGCATGGAGAACCCTGACCGACCTGACGGACGTAGAGGTGTACAACTGCCCCAACCTGACGAAACTTCCGGAATTCCTATTCGAACTGCCCGAAATCCAGTTGCTGAACATCGCCAACAACAAAGGCATTGACGGACTGAACGGAGCAAGAGACGGAAGCGGCGAGCAACTGACAGCCGACTGGAAGAAATTAGCGGATGCAACTGTAGGAGCCAAACTCCAGATTCTGTATCTCGGCAACAACAACCTGACTAAATTTCCGGAACACGCATCATTGAATAAAATGAGGAAACTGGGACTGCTCGACTGTATCAACAACAACCTTACAGGAAAGCTGGAAGCCTTTGGCAAGGAAGTGGAATTCACTACCCTGACTCTGGACAACAACCAAATTACCGAAATACCGGAGAACTTCTGCGGTTTCACCGAGCAGGTAGAAAGCCTGAGTTTTGCGCACAACCTGATAGAATACATCCCCAATATCTTTAACGCAGAATCCGTCTATACAATGGGGTCTGTAGACTTCTCGTACAACCGGATAGGACAGAATGACGGGAAAAACATTAATTGCAGCCTGGACGACTTCAAGGGAATTAACGCCTCAACGATTTCTTTGTCGAACAACCTTATCAGTAAGTTCCCCACGGAACTGTTTGCCAAAGGTTCCCCCATCTCCACCATCGACCTGAGCAACAACCTGATGACGGAGATTCCGAAGTACTCGCTAAGGTCGGAAACTGGTAACTACAAGAACACGTATCTGCTGACCGTTATCGACCTTCGCTTCAACAAGCTGACCAAGCTGTCGGACGACTTCCGCGCAACCACGCTGCCTTATCTGAAGAACCTCGACCTCAGTTATAACTGTTTCTCGAAGTTCCCGACCGAACCGCTGAACAGCAGCCAGTTGCAAGCTATCGGCATCCGCTTCCAACGCGATGCCGACGGCAACCGCATCTTGCGCGAATGGCCTACGGGAATTACCAGTTGCCCCAGCCTTATACAGTTGCAGATAGGCTCAAATGATATCCGCAAGGTAAACGAAACGCTGACATCGCAACTCTACATCGTGGACATCAAGGACAACCCGAATATCAGCATCGACGTAACAAGCGTATGCTCGCAAATAAGGGCAGGCATGTATAAACTGATTTACGACAAGACTCAGGATATCCGTGGCTGTGATGCTTTAGACATAAAACGATAA